The Thermosynechococcus sp. genome has a segment encoding these proteins:
- a CDS encoding TMEM165/GDT1 family protein has product MSKRALPWREFGVAFLTVFLAEFADKTQIAVFFMAARAASPWLVFLGAALALVTTSLIGVLIGRWLSQFLSQQRLQTLTGTSLLAIALWLLWDMLHQGL; this is encoded by the coding sequence GTGAGTAAGCGGGCGTTGCCATGGCGAGAGTTTGGGGTTGCGTTTTTAACCGTTTTTTTGGCTGAATTCGCCGACAAAACTCAAATTGCTGTATTTTTTATGGCCGCCCGCGCTGCCTCCCCCTGGTTGGTGTTTTTGGGGGCAGCTTTGGCATTAGTGACCACTAGCCTAATTGGGGTATTGATTGGTCGCTGGCTATCGCAGTTCCTCTCGCAGCAGCGATTACAAACCTTGACGGGCACTAGTCTGCTGGCGATCGCCCTTTGGCTATTGTGGGATATGTTACACCAAGGCCTTTGA
- a CDS encoding ferrous iron transport protein A: MSKLISLAEAEAGDLYTIARLTCANPRELLAMGLKPGVIITILQKNNHGAVMVALNAQRFCINHALAQHILLATVRAREVHLRTAPIGARLRITGYAPTAPSYKRKLLAMGLTPGTEIEIVRHAPLGDPTDIKVRGFHLSLRKDEADALEVSPL; this comes from the coding sequence ATGTCTAAGCTAATTTCGCTGGCAGAGGCTGAGGCTGGCGATCTCTACACGATTGCGCGGTTGACATGTGCTAACCCTCGAGAGCTTTTAGCAATGGGTCTAAAACCGGGGGTCATCATTACCATCCTGCAAAAAAATAATCACGGTGCGGTGATGGTTGCTCTCAATGCCCAGCGATTTTGCATTAACCACGCCTTAGCGCAACACATTTTGCTGGCAACTGTCAGAGCCAGAGAGGTTCATCTACGTACTGCTCCCATTGGTGCCCGTCTACGCATTACCGGATATGCCCCTACTGCCCCCAGTTATAAACGCAAATTATTGGCAATGGGCTTGACCCCCGGCACTGAAATTGAGATTGTCCGCCATGCCCCCCTCGGTGATCCCACAGACATTAAAGTGCGGGGTTTCCATTTGAGCCTACGTAAGGATGAGGCCGATGCCCTGGAAGTTTCGCCACTGTAA
- a CDS encoding mechanosensitive ion channel domain-containing protein, with product MPSQVIELWSSFVSIVDAPLFRLGRETISLRWLFQVVLLLILVAILARFFKGVLKNQLLPRLGLDLGNREAISTVISGAGGALGYIIVLQAVGINLDSLAVIIGGLGVGIGFGLQDITRNLISGLTLLIERKVRVGDFVEIENISGYVQEVSMRATVIQTFNGSNVVVPNTYLADSPVLNWYYETHRGRIDIPIGVAYGTDPVLVTEVLLNIAHSEPDILKEPAPRVIFREFGDSALKFELWVWTEAIERRVFIKSSLNFKIDYYFRQHNISIPFPQRDIWIRNGPTLSLVSEPAETVGMPLAPATPSLRSLLQQVSYFQGLNDLQLRFLIESGYRKRLTAKEILFRAQEPITNFYIVLQGQMAAVYEEEGELKPMMTFKPGEHFGELPLMLGVACPTTMMAMTDTVLFVLPREGFEQLLKEHPSLAEDIAVAIARRQDVLAQHQQELQQLSRQASDPSRPMNWIRDRLQKLLSW from the coding sequence ATGCCATCTCAAGTCATTGAGCTGTGGTCATCGTTCGTTAGTATTGTCGATGCACCTTTGTTTCGCCTTGGGCGGGAGACGATTTCCCTGCGTTGGCTGTTTCAAGTGGTGCTATTGCTCATTCTCGTTGCAATTTTAGCGCGGTTTTTCAAAGGGGTGCTGAAAAATCAGCTTTTACCGCGCCTTGGTCTAGATTTAGGCAACCGCGAGGCCATTTCCACGGTGATTAGTGGTGCTGGGGGAGCACTGGGCTACATCATTGTTTTACAGGCAGTGGGGATTAATCTCGATTCCCTAGCGGTGATTATCGGCGGCTTAGGGGTGGGGATTGGTTTTGGTTTGCAGGATATCACCCGCAATCTCATCAGTGGTCTGACCCTTCTCATTGAACGCAAAGTCCGTGTTGGTGACTTTGTGGAAATTGAAAACATCAGCGGCTACGTTCAGGAAGTCTCGATGCGCGCCACAGTGATTCAAACCTTTAACGGTTCAAATGTGGTGGTGCCTAATACCTACCTTGCCGATAGTCCGGTCCTGAATTGGTACTATGAAACCCATCGCGGTCGCATTGATATTCCCATTGGCGTTGCCTATGGCACGGATCCAGTTTTAGTAACGGAGGTCTTGCTCAATATTGCGCATTCTGAGCCGGATATCCTCAAGGAACCAGCGCCGCGGGTTATTTTCCGTGAATTTGGCGATTCGGCTCTTAAGTTTGAGCTTTGGGTATGGACGGAGGCCATTGAGCGGCGAGTGTTCATCAAGAGCAGTCTCAATTTCAAGATTGATTACTACTTTCGGCAGCACAATATCTCGATTCCTTTTCCACAGCGGGATATCTGGATTCGCAATGGACCAACGCTTTCTCTTGTCTCTGAACCAGCCGAAACGGTAGGCATGCCCTTGGCACCGGCAACGCCCTCCTTAAGGTCGCTGCTGCAGCAGGTGAGCTATTTTCAAGGCCTGAATGATTTGCAATTACGCTTTCTCATTGAATCGGGCTACCGCAAGCGCCTGACAGCGAAGGAAATTTTGTTCCGTGCTCAGGAGCCGATCACCAACTTCTACATCGTATTGCAGGGGCAGATGGCAGCGGTCTATGAGGAGGAGGGTGAACTGAAGCCGATGATGACATTTAAGCCGGGGGAGCACTTTGGCGAACTGCCCCTAATGCTGGGGGTGGCCTGCCCAACAACAATGATGGCAATGACGGACACGGTGTTGTTTGTCCTGCCCCGGGAGGGATTTGAACAGTTGCTCAAGGAACATCCTTCCCTGGCTGAGGATATTGCGGTGGCGATCGCCCGCCGTCAGGATGTGCTGGCGCAACATCAACAGGAGCTGCAGCAACTGAGTCGCCAAGCGTCGGATCCAAGTCGGCCGATGAACTGGATTCGCGATCGCCTGCAGAAACTGCTGAGCTGGTAA
- a CDS encoding YraN family protein — MRQVGNCGEAVVAAWLQTQQCQILAQNWSCPWGELDIVACDPEGVVLFVEVKTRRSYNWDRDGLDAISPSKQRKLILAAQAFLESQPQWQEHPCRFDVALVRHQGGAYRLHRYLEQAFALDSTA; from the coding sequence ATGCGCCAGGTGGGTAATTGTGGGGAGGCAGTAGTTGCGGCGTGGCTACAAACCCAGCAGTGTCAAATTTTGGCTCAAAACTGGTCTTGCCCTTGGGGTGAACTGGATATTGTTGCCTGTGATCCGGAGGGAGTGGTGCTCTTTGTCGAAGTGAAAACCCGTCGTTCTTACAACTGGGATAGGGATGGCCTCGACGCTATTTCCCCCAGCAAGCAACGCAAACTCATTTTGGCAGCCCAAGCATTCCTAGAGTCTCAGCCGCAGTGGCAGGAGCACCCCTGTCGCTTTGATGTGGCCTTGGTGCGACACCAAGGGGGTGCCTATCGGCTCCATCGCTACCTAGAACAGGCCTTTGCCTTAGACTCAACCGCGTGA
- a CDS encoding glutamyl-tRNA reductase, translated as MNIAVIGLSHKTAPVDVREKLSVPEDVRERALQHLRGYAHIQEATILSTCNRLEIYIVTSDTEVGVREVHQFLSEWSHIPLPQLRPYLFILLHQDAVMHLMRVASGLDSLVIGEGQILSQVKRCHQLGQQYKAIGSILNRLFTAAIAAGKRVRTETSIGTGAVSISSAAVELADLRLQNLRNCRIAVVGAGKMSRLVVQHLIARGVKEISIINRSLERAQELAQQFPEVRFELFTMTDLLPIVAAMDLVFTGTAATQPLLDRENLGSVLTGDRPLAIIDISVPRNVHANVTELASVQLFNVDDLEAVVAQNQEARRQLAQEAEGILEEELETFLAWWHALETIPTIRSLRQKMEAIRTQELEKALSRLGSEFADKHQGVIEAMTRTIINKILHDPTVQLQSQRDLESRQRAMQTLQDLFNLEPIEA; from the coding sequence ATGAATATTGCTGTTATTGGCTTGAGTCACAAAACCGCCCCCGTGGATGTGCGCGAAAAATTGAGTGTGCCAGAGGACGTGCGGGAGCGGGCACTGCAACATCTGCGTGGCTACGCCCATATTCAAGAGGCCACCATTCTCAGCACCTGTAACCGTTTGGAAATCTACATTGTTACCAGTGACACTGAGGTGGGCGTGCGGGAAGTGCATCAGTTTCTCAGTGAGTGGAGTCACATTCCCCTGCCCCAACTGCGGCCCTACCTCTTTATCCTGCTCCATCAGGATGCCGTGATGCACCTGATGCGGGTGGCTTCGGGTCTAGATAGCTTGGTCATTGGCGAGGGGCAAATTCTCTCCCAGGTGAAACGCTGTCATCAGTTAGGACAACAGTACAAGGCCATCGGTTCGATTCTCAATCGCCTCTTTACAGCGGCGATCGCTGCCGGTAAGCGGGTACGTACAGAAACCAGTATTGGCACTGGCGCCGTTTCCATCAGTTCAGCGGCAGTGGAACTGGCGGATCTGCGGCTGCAAAATCTACGGAACTGCCGAATTGCCGTTGTCGGTGCCGGTAAAATGTCCCGCTTGGTAGTGCAGCACCTGATTGCCCGGGGCGTGAAGGAAATCAGCATTATCAACCGCTCCTTGGAACGGGCACAGGAACTGGCGCAGCAGTTTCCCGAAGTGCGCTTTGAGCTCTTTACGATGACAGATCTGCTGCCGATTGTGGCAGCGATGGATCTGGTCTTTACAGGTACAGCAGCAACCCAGCCCCTCTTGGATCGCGAGAACCTAGGCTCCGTGCTCACGGGCGATCGCCCCCTTGCCATCATTGATATTTCTGTGCCCCGCAATGTCCATGCCAATGTGACGGAACTGGCCTCTGTACAACTTTTTAATGTGGATGATCTGGAAGCAGTCGTCGCCCAAAACCAAGAGGCTCGACGCCAGTTGGCCCAAGAGGCTGAAGGCATCCTTGAGGAAGAATTAGAGACGTTTTTGGCTTGGTGGCACGCCCTAGAAACGATTCCGACAATCCGCAGTCTGCGCCAAAAAATGGAAGCAATCCGTACTCAAGAACTAGAAAAAGCCCTCTCCCGCCTGGGGAGCGAGTTTGCTGACAAGCACCAAGGAGTCATCGAAGCCATGACCCGCACGATCATCAACAAAATCCTCCATGACCCGACAGTGCAACTGCAATCCCAGCGAGACCTAGAGAGTCGTCAACGCGCTATGCAGACCCTCCAAGACTTGTTTAATCTCGAACCCATCGAAGCCTAG